DNA sequence from the Methylomonas albis genome:
CCTGATCTTGCGCCGGTAAGGACAGAGGCAGTGTCACCGTTTTAGCTTGACCTTTGTCGTTCACCACCAATGCGGGCTTGCCGCGTAGCGTCATCGCCAATGTGCCAAATGGCGAAAACTGGGTGGTGGAATCTAGGTATACGTCAAACTCCGGGACGCTCAGGATGGCGTGATTGAAAACGCCTGGCGATACGGCTACCCCGGGTTTCCAAAATTGCAAGTCGGCATTAACCAGTACCGGGCTGCTCCGGATTCCCTTGGCCGCGAGCAAAGCGCCCAGGATAGTGGTGTGGTCCTTGCAGTCGCCGTAACGTGCCTTGGCAATTTCGTCCGCGGCGTGCGGTACAACGCCGCCCACATCCAAAAAGATAGCGACGTAGCGGATGTTGGCGCTAACCCAGCCATAGATGGCCTCGGCCTGAGCACGACGGTCGGTGATTCCGGCGGTAATCTCGTTGGCCAGTTCCTGGATACTTGGCGTCACGGCCGCTTGCGGCAGCGCACGATCACGGTAGGCCTGAGCAGCCTCCTGGTCGCTGGCCAGGGTGGTGACGGCTACGCGCGGGCTGGAATCTTGAGGTGCCACGGATCCGGCCTCCAAGGGCAGCGCTTTCAAGTTCTTGACCTCCCAGCGCCAATACTGTTTATCCGCTTGATCGCCCTGGATGACGCCGCCCTTCAGATCGATAGCGTCGACGTACAGTTTCAAGGCGGCTGGCGCCGTCAGCGTGATCACTTCGGAATCGACATTAAAGATGCCTTGGATAGCCTCTACCATGGAGAAATGGTCCGGGAACAGCGGCTTGAGCTGCGTCTTGAGTGTGTGCAGGTGCAGCACTGAGCCCACCTCCACACCAGGGAATATGATTACCTTGACCTTACCGTCGTCGAACATCGGCGCACCGGCGCTTTGCGGTGTCTGTTGCACCATGATGCGGTCCGCCGGCACGTCGGTGCGCTTGTCGTCTGTGCCAACCACATAAGCTTCCAGCACGTCCAGTTGCTGTAGCGTACTACTGTAGGGAAGTGGTATTTGTCCAAAGCGCTGAATCGCCTGTGGCGTCTCAATGCGCAAGGCGGCGCTTTCTTCGACCGTATAACGACCGTCAGTTTGCACGTCGTATTGGATGGTGTCATTGACGATAGTGACGTCGGGGTTGGTTTGCGCAAAACTCACCGTGCATGTGGCGGTTAGGAGTAAAGCGCAGGTGATAAACCGGTTGAACGTGTAAAACATGATTTTACTCATCGAGAAGCCCATTGGGTTATTGATGGCAGGTTAATGACAGTGCTTTCTTTAATAAAAAATTAAAGAAGGTGTAAAAACGCTTCTTGAAAATTTCAAACTCTAAAATATAAAGAGCCGCGGATTGTCTTTTAGAGAAAAAAGAATTCCCTTGGTTAGCTCCTAGAATATGTTGCCTAGCAATGTTATTTGCCGAGAGTCTTCGTCGGCATGCCTTACTATGGATTTATTTTTTCAATTTTTTGTTAATACAGTCAACCAGTAAATCAGGATTATTTTCAGACGATAAAAATATTGACAAATTAATATTTAAAATGATAACGGAGTAAATTTTATTATGTGTAATCACACAAATTTATATTAAATGGCCAATTTAACTGTGTTAAATGGCTGAAAATTCCAACTTGGAAGGAAAGTATCTGCGACAATATGCCGCATACTATTAGGCTGAAAAAGCCCGATAAAACACTACTGCTGCTGGATGATTGTTTCCACCAACCCATATAGGACTATTCAATAAAAAGATTCGGCTGCCGAATTTGGTGCGCTCGAAATCATCGATATGGCGAGTAACAACGATAAGATTGTCAAGCACCCCGAAAAAACCGCGATCCCCGCGAAGGCCGATAATCTGACTTTAGCCTTTCGCGGGAAGGACGGCGCTAGGGTTTTTGAGGTGCTTTGTGGACAACGCGGTGCGGCCACTGCGTTTGTCTAGCGGGCGCGGGTGGACTCTTCGACAAGTTGTCCGTGTTGCCAACAGTGGCGAAAATTTTTAACTCAACATCTGCCGAATATGCTCGATCTCATCTTTCGCCTGGTCGAGTATATTGATGCTTAAATCCGCATCCAGATTGCCTTTAGCCAGTTTTTTATAAGCCGGCAATTCGTCCAGCTTCGGCATTTGTTTGATGTCTATCTTGCCGATGAAGCTGTGCAGTTGCGAAATCATGACTATATCGCTGTAACAGGCTTGCTCACCGCTGTCGCGGTGCCAGTTTTCAGCGTGGATGATCACGTCTTCAAAGTCGCTGGGAAAATCCCATTTACGGACGATTTGCACGCCAATCGGGCTACGTAACTCGCGCACTGCTTCCGCCAAATCGCCGGGATTGGCTAAAATATCGGGTTGGCGGTCGGCGTAAGCCAGAATCGGCACCACGCCTATGTCGTGAATCAAACCGGCCAGCATGGCGCGATCCGGATCGAAGCCGGGGGTTTTATGGGCAAACACCGCACTGATCGCCGCGACATAACTGCTATGCGCCCAAAGCTCTTGCATCTTGCGGCGAATCACCGGGGATTTGGCGTTAAACACGGCTTTTAACGCGAAGGCGGTAATGATGTCTTGCGCGGCTTTCAAACCCAGACGCGTCAACGCCTCCGGACAACTTTCGATTTTGCGCCGGCCACGATATAGCGGACTATTAGAGATTTTTACCACGCGCGCGGTAATGCTGGGGTCGATTTGCACGACTCTGGCGATTTTGGCGCTGTTGGCATTGGGTTCATTAATTGCGCGCCGAATTTTAACCGAGACATCGGGGATGGTCGGCAAGGCCAAAGAATCGGATTGCATATACTTAAAGCAATCTTGATACAGTCGGTTTTTTGCCAGTTTGGCGGACAGCAGTTGGGAATGGGCCTCGGTCATTAACTTTGCTTTATTCGGGCAAGCGGCGGGGGATTGGTTTAAAATCCGCTGCTGCATTTTTAAACGTTTTTTAAGTATAGACACGCTATGAATAGAACTGGCCCGGATGTTATCACAACCCTCAGCAGCATCAGAGACTATATTCGCTGGGCTGCCAGTCGATTTGCCGAGCACCGGGTTTTTTTAGGGCACGGCACCGTCACACCCCTGGATGAAGCGGCAGCCATCGTGTTACATACTTTGCATCAGCCATACGATTTGGATCATGGCTATTTGGACGCTACGCTGACGATGGCCGAACGCCAGGCGGTTTTGGCTTTAATCGAACGCCGTATCGTCGAACGTAAGCCGTCCGCTTATTTAACCCATGAAGCGATATTTGCCGGCCTGTCTTTTTATGTCGATGAACGGGTCTTGGTGCCGCGTTCGCCCATCGCCGAATTAATCGCCGAACGCTTTGAGCCGTGGATAGAAGAAACCCAAGTGTTCAACATTCTGGATTTATGTACCGGTAGCGCCTGCATCGCTATCGCCTGTGCCTATGCCTTCCCTGATGCACAAGTGGATGCGGTGGAATTGTCGGACGATGCCTTGGCGGTAGCCCGGATCAATTTGAAAAAACATGAACTGGAAGACCAAGTCCAGCTCTATCAATCCGATTTATTCAACGAATTGCCGGCCAAGCCTTACGACATCATCGTCAGCAATCCGCCCTATGTCGCCATCGCCGAATGGGAAAGTCTGCCCGCCGAGTTTCACGCCGAACCCGAGATGGGATTTACCGGCGGTGAACACGGCCTGGATCTGGTGTTGCGGATTTTGGTCGATGCCAAACGTTATCTAGCCGAGCAGGGCATCTTGATCATCGAAGTGGGCAGCAGCGCCGAGACTTTGCAGGAGATGTTTCCCGACGTGCCGTTCCAATGGCTGGAATTCGAGCATGGCGGCGACGGCGTATTTCTGTTGACCGCCGCACAAGTCACTCTTTATCACTCACTCTTTGCCAGCGCTTTATAACCATGTCCGGAAACAGCATAGGAAAATTATTTACCGTCACTACCTCCGGCGAAAGTCATGGCCCGGCCTTACTGGCTATTGTCGATGGTTGCCCGCCAGGCTTGGAGTTGTCGGAAGCCGATTTACAGATCGACTTGGATAGACGTAAGCCCGGCACCTCAAGGCATACCACACAACGCCGTGAAGCCGACGAAGTGAAAATTCTGTCTGGTGTGTTCGAAGGCAAAACCACCGGCTGCCCGATAGGACTGATGATCGAAAACACTGACCAGCGTTCCAAGGATTATTCAAAGATCGCCGAAAGCTTCCGCCCCGGTCATGCCGATTACACTTATCAGCACAAATACGGCTTTCGCGATTATCGCGGCGGCGGCCGCTCTTCGGCCCGCGAAACCGCGATGCGCGTTGCCGCAGGTGCCATAGCGAAGAAATATCTGTTCCAGCAGCACGGCATTCAAGTGCGC
Encoded proteins:
- the prmB gene encoding 50S ribosomal protein L3 N(5)-glutamine methyltransferase, whose translation is MNRTGPDVITTLSSIRDYIRWAASRFAEHRVFLGHGTVTPLDEAAAIVLHTLHQPYDLDHGYLDATLTMAERQAVLALIERRIVERKPSAYLTHEAIFAGLSFYVDERVLVPRSPIAELIAERFEPWIEETQVFNILDLCTGSACIAIACAYAFPDAQVDAVELSDDALAVARINLKKHELEDQVQLYQSDLFNELPAKPYDIIVSNPPYVAIAEWESLPAEFHAEPEMGFTGGEHGLDLVLRILVDAKRYLAEQGILIIEVGSSAETLQEMFPDVPFQWLEFEHGGDGVFLLTAAQVTLYHSLFASAL
- a CDS encoding HDOD domain-containing protein, which gives rise to MTEAHSQLLSAKLAKNRLYQDCFKYMQSDSLALPTIPDVSVKIRRAINEPNANSAKIARVVQIDPSITARVVKISNSPLYRGRRKIESCPEALTRLGLKAAQDIITAFALKAVFNAKSPVIRRKMQELWAHSSYVAAISAVFAHKTPGFDPDRAMLAGLIHDIGVVPILAYADRQPDILANPGDLAEAVRELRSPIGVQIVRKWDFPSDFEDVIIHAENWHRDSGEQACYSDIVMISQLHSFIGKIDIKQMPKLDELPAYKKLAKGNLDADLSINILDQAKDEIEHIRQMLS
- a CDS encoding DUF3857 domain-containing transglutaminase family protein codes for the protein MSKIMFYTFNRFITCALLLTATCTVSFAQTNPDVTIVNDTIQYDVQTDGRYTVEESAALRIETPQAIQRFGQIPLPYSSTLQQLDVLEAYVVGTDDKRTDVPADRIMVQQTPQSAGAPMFDDGKVKVIIFPGVEVGSVLHLHTLKTQLKPLFPDHFSMVEAIQGIFNVDSEVITLTAPAALKLYVDAIDLKGGVIQGDQADKQYWRWEVKNLKALPLEAGSVAPQDSSPRVAVTTLASDQEAAQAYRDRALPQAAVTPSIQELANEITAGITDRRAQAEAIYGWVSANIRYVAIFLDVGGVVPHAADEIAKARYGDCKDHTTILGALLAAKGIRSSPVLVNADLQFWKPGVAVSPGVFNHAILSVPEFDVYLDSTTQFSPFGTLAMTLRGKPALVVNDKGQAKTVTLPLSLPAQDQVRVTMNLVLEDDGTVSGHADVESEGMFGLIARGLMANIPQGAEAQVVGNVLSKTGQNGSGSFTRGKPRDLGGPHRYSTDFSLPNYVQLPGPGAFIVPQGFSSATNIAATFEQLGLSQRILPVPLQGRRVEETITLQLPATFKPTALPSGVQRKWTHGSYESTVKTEGSTVTITRVLSLAMPGPLLLPQQYAEFQSFGQAVMRDLRAQLVY